In the Larimichthys crocea isolate SSNF chromosome XXI, L_crocea_2.0, whole genome shotgun sequence genome, one interval contains:
- the idh3a gene encoding isocitrate dehydrogenase [NAD] subunit alpha, mitochondrial isoform X2: MMAGKAWRSAVSWMVGALKKETPQPRAFTRGIHTVTLIPGDGIGPEISDAVMEIFAAAKAPIQWEERNVTAIQGPGGKWMIPPDAKESMDRNKIGLKGPLKTPIAAGHPSMNLLLRKTFDLYANVRPCVSIEGYKTPYSDVNLVTIRENTEGEYSGIEHVIVDGVVQSIKLITEQASQRIAEYAFEYARNNQRASVTAVHKANIMRMSDGLFLRKCREAAEKHKDVKFAEMYLDTVCLNMVQDPTQFDVLVMPNLYGDILSDLCAGLIGGLGVTPSGNIGANGVAIFESVHGTAPDIAGKDMANPTALLLSAVMMLRHMGLHGHAKKIETACYDTIRDKKVLTKDLGGNSKCSEFTEAICQRVRDMN, translated from the exons ATGATGGCAGGCAAGGCGTGGAGGTCAGCG GTGTCATGGATGGTTGGAGCTTTGAAGAAAGAGACTCCACAACCCAGGGCGTTCACTCGTGGG ATTCATACTGTTACTCTCATTCCTGGGGATGGAATCGGTCCAGAGATCTCCGATGCTGTTATGGAGATATTTGCAGCAGCTAAA GCACCTATTCAGTGGGAAGAGAGAAATGTTACAGCCATCCAAGGACCCGGTGGCAAGTGGATGATCCCTCCTGATGCCAAAGAATCAATGGACCGTAACAAAATCGGCCTAAAAG GTCCTTTGAAGACGCCAATAGCTGCTGGCCACCCGTCTATGAACCTGCTGCTGAGGAAAACCTTTGATCTGTATGCCAATGTGCGTCCCTGTGTGTCCATTGAGGGCTACAAGACCCCCTACAGTGACGTGAACCTGGTAACCATCAGGGAGAACACTGAGGGAGAATACAGTGGGATTGAGCATGTG ATTGTTGATGGAGTTGTACAGAGTATTAAGCTCATTACAGAGCAAGCCAGCCAACGCATCGCAGAGTATGCTTTTGAATATGCCAGAAATAATCAGAGGGCCAGTGTTACTGCTGTTCATAAGGCCAATATTAT GCGCATGTCAGATGGGCTTTTCCTACGGAAATGCAGAGAGGCTGCTGAAAAGCACAAAGATGTAAAATTCGCTGAGATGTATTTGGATACCGTGTGCCTCAAT ATGGTACAGGACCCcacacagtttgatgttttaGTGATGCCAAATTTGTATGGAGATATCTTGAG TGATCTTTGTGCTGGACTAATTGGAGGTCTTGGAGTGACCCCTAGTGGAAACATTGGGGCCAATGGTGTTGCCATATTTGAGTCg GTTCACGGAACTGCCCCAGATATAGCAGGAAAAGACATGGCCAACCCCACCGCCTTGCTGCTCAGTGCAGTCATGATGCTGCGGCATATGGGTCTTCACGGTCACGCCAAGAAGATTGAAACAGCATGCTATGACACCATTCGTGACAAAAAG GTTTTAACAAAGGACCTGGGAGGAAACTCAAAATGCTCCGAATTCACTGAAGCAATATGTCAAAGAGTGCGGGATATGAACTGA
- the dnaja gene encoding dnaJ homolog subfamily A member 4, translating into MVHETGYYDLLGVSPKASVDEIKKAYRKLALKYHPDKNPAEGDKFKHISQAYEVLSDPQKRELYDQGGEQAIKEGGMGGRSSPMDIFNMFFGGGGRMQRERRGKNVMHQLNVTLEEMYKGTTRKLGLQKNVICEKCDGYGGKKGALEKCSNCKGKGVQIKVQQIGPGMIQQIQSMCQDCQGQGEKFNSKDRCKNCHGHKVERKKKILEVHIDKGMKDGQRITFHGEGDQEPGLEPGDVVIVLEQKEHTVFQRQDDDLVMKMNIKLVEALCGFKKTVQTLDNRMIIISSEAGEVIKHGDVKSVQNEGMPIYKNPCEKGQLIIQFQVDFPEKHWLPEHLMYQLERLLPPREDVMITDDMEEVDLCDVDARTEQKNNSGEAYEEDDEGPRGGVQCQTQ; encoded by the exons ATGGTTCACGAAACCGGTTACTACGATCTGTTGGGTGTCAGCCCCAAAGCCTCGGTGGATGAAATCAAAAAAGCCTACAGGAAACTCGCATTGAAATATCATCCTGACAAGAACCCGGCTGAAGGGGACAAG TTCAAGCATATATCTCAAGCATATGAGGTGCTGTCAGATCCACAGAAGAGAGAGCTTTATGACCAAGGAGGAGAACAAGCAATCAAGGAAGGGGGCATGGGTGGAAGGTCGTCCCCAATGGACATTTTCAACATGTTCtttggaggtggaggaaggatgcagagagagagaagag GGAAGAATGTCATGCACCAGCTCAATGTTACACTGGAGGAGATGTACAAAGGCACCACAAGGAAGCTTGGCCTTCAGAAGAATGTCATCTGTGAAAAATGTGATG GTTACGGTGGTAAGAAAGGTGCCTTGGAGAAGTGCTCAAACTGCAAAGGAAAAGGAGTACAAATCAAGGTGCAACAGATCGGGCCAGGCATGATTCAGCAGATCCAAAGCATGTGTCAAGACTGCCAGGGACAGGGTGAGAAATTTAACTCCAAGGACCGCTGCAAGAACTGCCATGGGCACAAAGTAGAACGCAAGAAGAAAATTCTCGAAGTTCACATTGACaaag GTATGAAAGATGGTCAGAGAATTACATTCCATGGCGAGGGCGACCAGGAACCTGGACTGGAGCCTGGGGATGTAGTTATTGTGCTGGAACAGAAGGAGCACACGGTTTTCCAGAGACAAGACGATGATTTGGTAATGAAGATGAACATCAAACTTGTTGAGGCCCTTTGTGGTTTCAAGAAGACTGTTCAGACATTAGACAACAGAATGATCATCATCAGCTCAGAAGCAG GTGAAGTAATAAAACACGGTGACGTCAAAAGTGTTCAGAATGAGGGCATGCCAATCTACAAGAATCCTTGCGAAAAGGGACAGCTTATCATTCAATTCCAA GTGGACTTCCCAGAAAAACACTGGCTCCCAGAACATCTCATGTACCAACTGGAAAGACTGCTTCCTCCAAGGGAGGATGTGATGATAACTGATGACATGGAGGAGGTGGACCTCTGTGACGTGGATGCGcggacagaacagaaaaacaacagcggGGAAGCTTACGAGGAAGACGACGAGGGACCCAGAGGCGGAGTGCAATGTCAGACACAGTGA
- the idh3a gene encoding isocitrate dehydrogenase [NAD] subunit alpha, mitochondrial isoform X1, with translation MMAGKAWRSAILNVLRKWGLPLSGKDKIKAQEVSWMVGALKKETPQPRAFTRGIHTVTLIPGDGIGPEISDAVMEIFAAAKAPIQWEERNVTAIQGPGGKWMIPPDAKESMDRNKIGLKGPLKTPIAAGHPSMNLLLRKTFDLYANVRPCVSIEGYKTPYSDVNLVTIRENTEGEYSGIEHVIVDGVVQSIKLITEQASQRIAEYAFEYARNNQRASVTAVHKANIMRMSDGLFLRKCREAAEKHKDVKFAEMYLDTVCLNMVQDPTQFDVLVMPNLYGDILSDLCAGLIGGLGVTPSGNIGANGVAIFESVHGTAPDIAGKDMANPTALLLSAVMMLRHMGLHGHAKKIETACYDTIRDKKVLTKDLGGNSKCSEFTEAICQRVRDMN, from the exons ATGATGGCAGGCAAGGCGTGGAGGTCAGCG ATTCTTAATGTGCTAAGGAAGTGGGGTTTACCGCTCAGTGGCAAGGATAAAATCAAGGCTCAAGAA GTGTCATGGATGGTTGGAGCTTTGAAGAAAGAGACTCCACAACCCAGGGCGTTCACTCGTGGG ATTCATACTGTTACTCTCATTCCTGGGGATGGAATCGGTCCAGAGATCTCCGATGCTGTTATGGAGATATTTGCAGCAGCTAAA GCACCTATTCAGTGGGAAGAGAGAAATGTTACAGCCATCCAAGGACCCGGTGGCAAGTGGATGATCCCTCCTGATGCCAAAGAATCAATGGACCGTAACAAAATCGGCCTAAAAG GTCCTTTGAAGACGCCAATAGCTGCTGGCCACCCGTCTATGAACCTGCTGCTGAGGAAAACCTTTGATCTGTATGCCAATGTGCGTCCCTGTGTGTCCATTGAGGGCTACAAGACCCCCTACAGTGACGTGAACCTGGTAACCATCAGGGAGAACACTGAGGGAGAATACAGTGGGATTGAGCATGTG ATTGTTGATGGAGTTGTACAGAGTATTAAGCTCATTACAGAGCAAGCCAGCCAACGCATCGCAGAGTATGCTTTTGAATATGCCAGAAATAATCAGAGGGCCAGTGTTACTGCTGTTCATAAGGCCAATATTAT GCGCATGTCAGATGGGCTTTTCCTACGGAAATGCAGAGAGGCTGCTGAAAAGCACAAAGATGTAAAATTCGCTGAGATGTATTTGGATACCGTGTGCCTCAAT ATGGTACAGGACCCcacacagtttgatgttttaGTGATGCCAAATTTGTATGGAGATATCTTGAG TGATCTTTGTGCTGGACTAATTGGAGGTCTTGGAGTGACCCCTAGTGGAAACATTGGGGCCAATGGTGTTGCCATATTTGAGTCg GTTCACGGAACTGCCCCAGATATAGCAGGAAAAGACATGGCCAACCCCACCGCCTTGCTGCTCAGTGCAGTCATGATGCTGCGGCATATGGGTCTTCACGGTCACGCCAAGAAGATTGAAACAGCATGCTATGACACCATTCGTGACAAAAAG GTTTTAACAAAGGACCTGGGAGGAAACTCAAAATGCTCCGAATTCACTGAAGCAATATGTCAAAGAGTGCGGGATATGAACTGA
- the rps27l gene encoding 40S ribosomal protein S27-like, with amino-acid sequence MPLAKDLLHPAIDHERRQHKKKRLVQTPNSYFMDVKCPGCYKITTVFSHAQTVVLCVGCSTVLCQPKGGKARLTEGCSFRRKQH; translated from the exons ATGCCA CTGGCTAAAGACCTCCTCCACCCAGCTATTGACCATGAGAGAAgacaacacaaaaagaaaagacttgTTCAGACACCTAACTCTTATTTTATGGATGTGAAGTGCCCAG GCTGCTACAAGATCACCACTGTGTTCAGCCATGCACAGACAGTGGTCCTCTGTGTGGGATGCTCAACTGTGTTGTGCCAGCCAAAAGGAGGAAAGGCCAGACTGACAGAGG GTTGTTCTTTCAGGAGGAAGCAGCATTAA
- the acsbg1 gene encoding long-chain-fatty-acid--CoA ligase ACSBG1 codes for MDSPDEEKGYDQLEKSVQESMAHEQTHHASIGNKTIEEEFAGTPLAPAHSLWTTDAKGSVRLRIEEGCPEEPITIHQMFKESVEKYGNMYALARKRNNKWEKITFLEYYQFCRRAAKSFMKLGLERFHGVAILGFNSAEWFFSAVGAIMAGGIMTGIYATNSPEACQYVVTDSKANVIVVENQKQLDKVLQIRDRLPHLKAIVQYSGHPQQKISNLYSWEEFMELSLDDSEEELDDIISSQRANQCCVLIYTSGTTGQPKGVMLSHDNITWTANHASRVGDMQPADTKQESLVSYLPLSHIAAQIFDLWTSIQWGELVYFAQPDALKGSLVTTLREVCPTSHMGVPRVWEKMMEKIKQGISECGYLKKKLVTWAMSVSLGANQKLTHKDDEKPFLFSLADNLVLQKLRAELGLSCCQKFFSGAAPISSETVQFFLGLNICLYEAYGMSESTGPHFMSGPNAYKLPSCGKVVPGCRYKMVNTDSKGTGEICFWGRNIFMGFLNMEDKTREALDENGWLHSGDLGEIDEEGFLYITGRIKELIITAGGENIPPAPIEEAVKKELPIISNAMLIGDKRKFLSMLLTLKCCSDTETMAPTEELSMEAVEFCEQLGSQATKVSDIIGGKDKEVYRAIQEGIDRVNSAATSNAQRIQKWTILKKDFSVSGGELGPTMKLRRPVVLEMYHKVIDNFYQE; via the exons ATGGACTCTCCTGATGAAGAGAAAGGATACGATCAACTTGAGAAAAG tGTTCAGGAGTCTATGGCACACGAGCAGACACATCATGCCTCTATAG GAAATAAAACCATAGAAGAGGAGTTTGCTGGTACACCTCTCGCTCCGGCTCATTCACTTTGGACCACTGATGCTAAAGGCTCAGTAAGACTGAGAATAGAAGAGGGATGTCCAGAGGAACCTATCACAATTCACCAGATGTTCAAAGAATCAGTtgaaaaatatggaaatatgtaCGCGCTCGCCAGAAAGCGGAACAACAAATGGGAAAAGATAACCTTCCTAGAGTACTATCAGTTCTGCCGCAGAGCAGCCAAGAGCTTTATGAAG CTCGGTTTAGAGCGATTCCATGGAGTGGCAATCCTAGGATTCAATTCAGCAGAATGGTTCTTCTCTGCAGTCGGTGCCATCATGGCAGG GGGGATAATGACAGGCATTTATGCCACAAACTCACCAGAAGCTTGCCAGTATGTGGTAACTGACTCCAAAGCGAACGTTATAGTGGTGGAAAACCAAAAGCAATTGGATAAAGTCCTACAG ATACGTGACAGACTGCCTCATTTGAAAGCCATAGTGCAGTACAGTGGACACCCCCAGCAGAAGATCTCCAATCTTTACTCT TGGGAGGAGTTCATGGAGCTCAGTCTGGATGATTCTGAGGAAGAgctggatgacatcatcagtagCCAGAGAGCCAACCAATGCTGCGTCCTAATCTACACCTCTGGCACCACAGGCCAGCCGAAGGGAGTCATGCTCAGTCATGACAAT ATCACATGGACTGCCAATCATGCCAGCAGGGTTGGGGACATGCAGCCAGCTGACACTAAACAGGAGTCACTAGTGAGCTACCTGCCTCTCAGCCACATCGCCGCTCAGATCTTTGATCTCTGGACAAGCATCCAGTGGGGTGAGCTGGTATACTTTGCACAGCCAGATGCCTTAAAG GGCAGCCTGGTGACAACACTCCGAGAAGTTTGTCCCACATCTCACATGGGTGTCCCGCGGGTATGGGAGAAGATGATGGAGAAGATAAAACAGGGAATTAGTGAGTGTGGatatttgaaaaagaaactggTGACATGGGCGATGTCAGTCAGTCTGGGAGCCAATCAAAAGCTTACGCATAA ggaTGATGAAAAACCATTTCTCTTTTCCTTGGCTGACAACCTCGTGTTGCAGAAGCTTCGGGCCGAGCTCGGCCTGTCTTGCTGTCAGAAGTTCTTCTCTGGAGCAGCACCAATCAGCAGTGAAACAGTGCAGTTTTTCTTGGGCCTAAATATCTGTTTGTATGAGGCATATGGCATGAGTGAGAGCACAGGACCTCACTTCATGTCAGGTCCCAACGCTTACAAACTACCAAG CTGTGGTAAGGTGGTGCCTGGCTGTCGATACAAAATGGTCAACACAGACTCTAAGGGGACAGGTGAAATTTGCTTTTGGGGACGCAACATTTTCATGGGTTTCCTCAATATggaagacaaaacaagagaagCGTTGGATGAAAATGGGTGGCTGCATTCTGGAGACCTGGGGGAGATAGACGAAGAGGGTTTCTTGTACATCACAGGGAGAATAAAAG AGTTGATCAtcacagcaggaggagagaaTATTCCTCCTGCGCCCATAGAGGAAGCAGTGAAGAAGGAGCTACCAATAATCAGCAATGCCATGCTCATAGGGGACAAGAGGAAATTTTTGTCAATGCTTTTGACCCTGAAg TGTTGTAGCGATACAGAAACCATGGCGCCAACAGAGGAGCTGAGTATGGAGGCTGTGGAGTTTTGTGAACAGCTCGGCAGCCAAGCAACCAAAGTGTCTGACATCATCggaggaaaagacaaagaagtgTACCGGGCGATTCAAGAAGGAATCGACAGAGTCAACTCTGCAGCCACCTCTAATGCCCAACGCATACAAAAGTGGACGATCCTCAAAAAGGACTTTTCTGTTTCTGGAGGAGAGCTGG GTCCCACAATGAAGCTTCGTCGCCCTGTTGTGTTGGAGATGTATCACAAGGTCATAGATAACTTCTATCAAGAATAG
- the lrrc61 gene encoding leucine-rich repeat-containing protein 61 → MDSKRDKDQDADYEKITALLLKSRTGEFDLESILFLKLRGLGTHDLGCIGECMNLERLDLSGNSITNLAPLASLRLLSVLNLSANRISNLEPLRSCESLQNLNVAGNIISSIESLQCLQPLRKLENIRFKDNTYNYTNPVCRNPSYRTILLEMFPNIKVLDGERVVGRGSDLYQLCKDIDDTIKAGLYKNGQLVEHPDCKPWVEDSYWEIKRSNNAIIEEAYKQFNDVLHECRLLNNRATHVISQTERSMSLKKQPKQYAI, encoded by the exons ATGGACTCGAAGCGAGATAAAGACCAAG ATGCAGACTATGAGAAGATAACCGCTCTGCTGCTCAAGTCCCGTACGGGAGAATTTGATTTGGAGTCAATACTTTTCCTCAAACTGAGAGGTCTTG GAACACATGATCTTGGATGCATCGGGGAGTGTATGAATTTGGAGAGACTGGACCTCTCTGGAAATAGCATCACAAATTTAGCTCCTCTAGCATCTCTTCGGCTTCTTTCTGTTCTCAATTTGTCTGCAAACAGGATTTCCAATCTAG AGCCCCTACGCAGTTGTGAGAGTTTACAGAATTTAAACGTGGCTGGCAATATCATATCCAG cATTGAGAGCCTGCAATGCCTTCAGCCTTTGAGGAAGCTAGAAAATATACGTTTTAAAGACAACACTTACAATTATACCAATCCAG TGTGCAGGAACCCGTCGTATAGAACCATACTTCTTGAGATGTTCCCCAACATAAAGGTGCTGGATG GCGAAAGAGTCGTCGGACGTGGGAGTGATTTATATCAATTATGTAAAGACATTGACGATACCATCAAAG cTGGTTTATACAAGAACGGTCAGCTTGTTGAACATCCTGATTGCAAACCCTGGGTGGAGGATAGCTACTGGGAGATTAAGAGATCAAACAATGCCATTATCGAAGAAGCCTACAAACAGTTTAACG ATGTCCTTCATGAATGCAGGCTGCTGAACAACAGAGCCACTCACGTCATTTCACAAACTGAAAGATCTATGAGCCTGAAGAAGCAGCCAAAGCAGTATGCCATCTGA
- the LOC104917882 gene encoding ras-related protein Rab-8B, producing MAKTYDYLFKLLLIGDSGVGKTCLLFRFSEDSFNTTFISTIGIDFKIRTIELAGKRVKLQIWDTAGQERFRTITTAYYRGAMGIMLVYDICNEKSFENIKNWIRNIEEHASSDVEKMILGNKCDMTDRRQVSKDRGEKLAIDYGVKFLETSAKSSLNVEEAFYTMGRDILHNLSSKTTDNSAGGSGKPVKISEKKSKRIKFFKCSLL from the exons ATGGCGAAAACGTACGATTATCTGTTCAAGCTGTTGCTCATCGGAGACAGCGGAGTCGGTAAGACATGTCTGCTGTTCAGATTCAGCGAGGACTCCTTCAACACCACCTTCATATCCACAATAG GAATAGACTTCAAAATCAGAACAATAGAGCTGGCTGGAAAGCGAGTCAAACTTCAGATTTG GGACACTGCAGGCCAGGAGAGGTTTCGCACCATCACTACGGCTTACTACAGAGGAGCAATG GGCATCATGTTGGTGTATGACATCTGCAATGAGAAGTCCTTTGAGAACATAAAAAACTGGATTAGGAATATTGAAGAG CATGCCTCGTCTGATGTGGAGAAGATGATCCTGGGTAACAAATGTGACATGACTGACAGGAGACAGGTGTCCAAAGACAGAGGTGAAAAA CTGGCTATTGATTATGGAGTTAAGTTCTTGGAAACCAGCGCAAAGTCTAGCTTAAATGTAGAAGAG GCTTTTTATACAATGGGAAGAGACATATTACATAATCTGAGTTCAAAGACA ACTGACAACAGTGCCGGAGGATCAGGAAAACCAGTCAAGATCTCAGAGAAAAAGTCGAAGAGAATAAAATTTTTCAAGTGTTCGCTCCTCTAG